From Chloroflexota bacterium, one genomic window encodes:
- a CDS encoding proline--tRNA ligase: protein MRFSRLLGRTLRETPAEADLISHQLMLRAGMIRPLAAGIYSYLPLGWRVLRKIETIMREEMDAIGGQEVSLPVVNPAEVWIATGRYDAHAPGPALVRFKDRAGRPMVLAMTHEEVVADLLRREIHSYRQLPLMVYHIQTKFRDEPRPRGGLLRAREFTMKDAYSCHADSASLDEYYPRMYQAYTNIFRRCAVETIAVEADTGIMGGAISHEFMIVNEEGEDTLILCPGCGYAANAEKAIFALPPQERQPEQPIEEVATPGCETIQSVAEYVGVPTRQTLKAVFYTTSEGQVIFVVIRGDLDVNEVKLSNVLGGTGLEPASDEALREAEIVAGYASPVGYTGSARVIADQSITAGSNFVVGANREGYHLKNVNYPRDFTADMVVDIALARAGDACAKCGRALTAVRGIELGHLFKLGTKYSEAVGATYLDPNGQARPIVMGSYGIGTGRLMAAIVEQHHDEKGIVWPASVAPFQIHLVALSTNEPEVVEQAEKLYRELEERGYEVLYDDRDETAGVKFNDADLIGIPWRLTISRRTLAQDGIEIKRRDEARGRLVKRDDLFAELDAMLRAPNNEYCPKDTAQ, encoded by the coding sequence ATGCGATTCTCCAGACTTCTGGGCCGTACACTCCGTGAGACGCCAGCGGAGGCTGATCTCATCAGCCATCAACTGATGTTGCGGGCCGGGATGATCCGTCCGCTTGCCGCGGGCATCTACAGTTACTTGCCTCTGGGGTGGCGCGTGCTGCGCAAGATCGAGACTATCATGCGCGAAGAGATGGACGCCATCGGAGGACAAGAAGTGAGCCTGCCCGTGGTCAATCCTGCCGAAGTCTGGATAGCCACTGGCCGCTACGATGCGCACGCTCCAGGCCCGGCGCTGGTGCGGTTCAAGGACCGTGCAGGTCGGCCAATGGTCCTGGCTATGACTCACGAGGAAGTCGTTGCCGACCTCCTACGCCGCGAGATACACTCCTACCGCCAACTCCCGCTGATGGTGTATCACATTCAGACCAAATTCCGCGACGAGCCGCGGCCCAGGGGCGGCCTGTTGCGAGCCCGAGAGTTTACCATGAAAGACGCCTACAGTTGCCATGCCGACTCGGCCAGTCTGGACGAATACTATCCGCGCATGTACCAGGCTTACACGAACATTTTCCGACGCTGCGCCGTAGAGACGATCGCAGTGGAGGCGGATACCGGTATTATGGGCGGCGCAATCTCCCACGAGTTCATGATCGTGAACGAGGAGGGCGAGGACACCCTCATCCTCTGCCCAGGCTGTGGCTACGCAGCCAACGCAGAGAAAGCCATCTTCGCCCTGCCACCGCAGGAGAGACAGCCTGAACAGCCAATCGAGGAGGTGGCCACGCCAGGGTGCGAGACGATTCAGAGTGTGGCCGAATACGTGGGGGTGCCCACTCGACAGACCTTGAAAGCCGTCTTCTACACCACGAGCGAGGGCCAGGTCATCTTTGTCGTGATCCGTGGCGATCTGGACGTGAATGAGGTCAAGTTGTCCAACGTGCTGGGCGGGACGGGACTAGAGCCGGCCAGCGATGAGGCCCTCCGAGAGGCCGAGATCGTAGCCGGATATGCCTCGCCGGTGGGCTACACAGGCAGCGCACGGGTGATCGCCGACCAATCCATCACCGCCGGCAGCAACTTTGTGGTCGGGGCAAACAGAGAGGGCTACCACCTCAAAAACGTCAACTATCCCCGCGACTTCACAGCGGATATGGTGGTGGACATCGCCTTGGCGCGAGCCGGCGATGCCTGTGCCAAATGCGGGAGGGCACTCACCGCGGTACGGGGCATCGAACTCGGACACCTGTTCAAGTTGGGGACCAAGTACAGCGAGGCGGTGGGGGCAACTTATCTGGACCCGAACGGACAAGCCCGACCCATTGTCATGGGCTCCTATGGTATAGGCACCGGGCGGCTCATGGCTGCGATCGTGGAGCAGCATCACGACGAGAAAGGCATCGTATGGCCAGCGTCTGTTGCACCCTTCCAGATTCACTTGGTCGCTCTGAGCACCAATGAACCAGAAGTGGTCGAGCAGGCAGAGAAACTGTACCGGGAACTGGAGGAACGGGGGTACGAAGTCCTCTACGACGACCGGGACGAGACGGCAGGGGTCAAGTTCAACGACGCAGATCTGATTGGCATCCCTTGGCGTCTGACCATCAGCCGGCGCACACTGGCCCAAGACGGCATTGAAATCAAGCGCCGGGA
- a CDS encoding MBL fold metallo-hydrolase produces MFIETLVVGPLQANCYIVGDKATSEALVIDPGGDADKILDVIAELGATVKMIVNTHGHVDHILANGRIKEATNAPIAIHAADAGMLTNPLAAFSFLLGVLKPSPPADVMLSEGDVLDVGGVHLRVIHTPGHSRGGICLYEEKEGVVFTGDTLFQGGIGRFDFLGGSRQTLLDSIRTKLLTLPDETVVYPGHGPATTIGQERRYNPFLI; encoded by the coding sequence TTGTTCATCGAAACACTCGTCGTAGGTCCATTGCAGGCCAACTGCTACATCGTGGGAGATAAGGCCACCTCAGAAGCGTTGGTGATTGACCCTGGCGGTGATGCCGATAAGATACTCGATGTCATTGCCGAATTGGGCGCGACTGTCAAAATGATCGTGAATACCCACGGGCACGTGGATCACATCCTGGCCAACGGGCGGATCAAAGAGGCCACCAATGCCCCCATTGCCATTCACGCCGCCGACGCGGGGATGTTGACCAACCCCCTGGCCGCTTTTTCATTCTTGCTCGGCGTGCTGAAGCCAAGCCCGCCTGCCGATGTGATGCTCTCCGAGGGCGACGTGCTGGATGTGGGGGGTGTTCATCTCCGCGTGATCCACACCCCAGGCCACTCTCGGGGAGGCATCTGCTTGTACGAAGAGAAAGAGGGCGTGGTATTCACTGGCGACACGCTATTTCAAGGGGGCATCGGGCGCTTTGACTTCCTCGGCGGCAGCCGTCAGACGCTTCTGGATAGTATCCGCACCAAGTTGCTCACCCTGCCGGATGAAACTGTCGTCTACCCGGGTCATGGCCCGGCCACGACCATCGGCCAGGAGCGACGATACAATCCCTTCTTGATTTGA
- a CDS encoding DNA polymerase IV, with product MQRTIIHLDLDAFFASVEELLDPSIAGKPIIVGGSPKARGVVSSASYAARAYGVRSAMPTSQALRLCPQAILLPGHRSEYSHYSRRVMRILREYTPLVEPISIDEAFLDLTGTELRWGPPEALARTIQERIQRELGLSASVGVASNKLVAKIASGLRKPGGLVVVPPGQEAAFLAPLPIEMLWGLGQVMSRRLREQGIETIGQLAALPDEQLKALFGEHGRDIRLRAQGIDPRPVETTHEPKSVSHEYTFARDVGDPDELRRTLLALSDKIAARLRADKLRARTITLKLRYPDFTTITRSTTLSQPTNLGDTIYEQARALLEKVWQQGTKVRLLGVATSNLETKMRQLSLFETSESRLDRLSRAVDEIRRKYGEDAITRASLLQTPEDGE from the coding sequence GTGCAACGGACGATCATTCACTTGGATTTGGATGCGTTCTTCGCCTCGGTGGAAGAACTGCTCGACCCCAGCATCGCGGGCAAGCCCATTATTGTCGGCGGCAGCCCAAAGGCCCGCGGGGTCGTTTCCTCGGCATCGTATGCGGCGCGAGCCTATGGGGTGCGCTCGGCAATGCCCACCTCTCAGGCACTGCGCCTCTGTCCTCAGGCTATCCTCCTCCCTGGACACCGGTCAGAGTACAGCCACTATTCACGCCGGGTAATGAGAATCCTGCGCGAATACACACCCCTGGTGGAACCCATCTCCATTGATGAGGCATTCTTGGATTTAACGGGGACAGAACTGCGCTGGGGTCCACCAGAAGCCCTGGCGCGCACCATCCAAGAGCGCATTCAGCGAGAACTGGGGCTCTCCGCATCGGTAGGCGTAGCGAGCAATAAACTCGTGGCCAAGATCGCCTCAGGTCTGCGGAAACCGGGTGGATTGGTAGTAGTACCGCCCGGCCAAGAGGCGGCATTTCTCGCCCCTCTGCCGATTGAGATGCTCTGGGGCCTGGGCCAGGTGATGAGTCGTCGCCTGAGGGAACAGGGCATTGAGACCATCGGCCAATTGGCAGCACTACCGGATGAACAACTGAAGGCCCTGTTTGGCGAACACGGGCGTGACATCCGTCTCCGGGCGCAAGGTATTGACCCCCGGCCAGTGGAGACAACTCACGAACCCAAGTCTGTCAGCCACGAGTACACCTTCGCCCGCGATGTCGGCGATCCCGACGAGTTGCGGCGCACCCTGTTGGCCCTCAGCGATAAGATAGCGGCCCGCCTCCGCGCCGACAAGTTGCGCGCCCGAACTATCACCCTCAAGTTGCGCTATCCGGACTTCACTACCATCACCCGCAGTACCACGCTGTCCCAGCCAACTAACCTGGGCGACACCATCTACGAGCAGGCACGTGCCCTGTTAGAGAAAGTCTGGCAGCAGGGCACGAAAGTACGTCTCCTCGGCGTCGCTACCAGCAACCTGGAGACGAAGATGCGGCAACTGAGCCTGTTCGAGACATCGGAAAGCCGCCTGGACCGGCTGAGCCGGGCGGTGGACGAGATCCGCCGCAAATACGGCGAGGACGCCATCACTCGCGCCTCGCTGCTCCAGACACCGGAGGACGGCGAATAG
- a CDS encoding deoxyguanosinetriphosphate triphosphohydrolase, with protein MYVDRRMLEEEEERRLAPYAVKSRESRGREYPESEHDYRTAFQRDRDRIIHTTAFRRLRNKTQVFIPLLAMGDPIHYEGDYYRTRLSHTLEAAQIGRTMARALGLNEDLVETIALAHDLGHTPFGHAGEVALNELMADQGGFNHNMQSLRIVTVLEERYPDFPGLNLTWEVREGIVKHVTEYDTTDAAGYEPELHPTLEAQLVSLADEIAYNTHDLDDGLRSGLITPQQLMGLSLWERAVRATEIDMTHGLSEFDRRRVVRYLVNAEVTDVIQATAARLDARGIRSVEDVRTAEAMLAGHSDEMTAENRELKDFLLRNLYRHYRVMRMQVKGQRIVTDLFRAYQREPTQLPPGIQARLGTASLEQVICDYIAGMTDRFAVEEYRSLFEAGARA; from the coding sequence ATGTATGTGGACCGACGGATGCTCGAAGAGGAAGAAGAGCGGCGGTTAGCACCCTACGCGGTGAAGAGCAGGGAATCGCGGGGGCGGGAGTACCCCGAAAGCGAACACGATTACCGCACCGCTTTTCAACGCGACCGCGACCGCATCATTCATACCACCGCTTTCCGACGTCTGCGCAACAAAACCCAGGTGTTCATCCCGCTCCTGGCAATGGGTGATCCCATCCACTACGAAGGGGACTACTACCGCACTCGTCTCAGCCATACTTTGGAGGCAGCCCAGATCGGGCGCACCATGGCCCGGGCACTGGGGCTCAACGAGGACTTGGTGGAGACCATTGCCCTGGCCCACGACTTGGGCCACACCCCCTTCGGACACGCTGGTGAGGTGGCGCTTAATGAACTGATGGCAGATCAGGGCGGCTTCAACCACAATATGCAGAGCCTGCGCATCGTTACGGTGCTGGAGGAACGCTATCCGGATTTCCCTGGCCTGAACCTCACTTGGGAAGTGCGCGAGGGCATTGTCAAACACGTCACTGAGTACGACACGACCGACGCGGCTGGCTATGAGCCGGAACTTCACCCCACGCTGGAGGCGCAGTTGGTCAGCCTGGCCGATGAGATCGCCTATAATACGCACGACTTGGACGATGGCCTGCGCTCTGGACTGATCACCCCGCAGCAACTGATGGGACTGTCTCTCTGGGAACGGGCGGTGCGAGCAACGGAAATTGATATGACCCACGGGCTCTCCGAGTTCGACCGCCGGCGCGTAGTCCGCTACCTGGTGAACGCAGAGGTAACCGACGTGATCCAAGCCACTGCGGCGCGATTAGACGCGCGGGGGATCCGATCGGTGGAAGATGTCCGGACCGCAGAGGCGATGCTGGCCGGGCATTCTGATGAGATGACCGCGGAGAACCGCGAACTGAAGGATTTCCTATTGCGGAATCTCTACCGCCACTACCGGGTGATGCGAATGCAGGTGAAGGGGCAGCGCATTGTAACCGACTTGTTCCGCGCCTATCAGAGGGAGCCGACGCAATTGCCGCCGGGCATCCAGGCGCGCCTCGGTACGGCGTCACTGGAGCAGGTCATCTGCGATTACATCGCCGGGATGACCGACCGCTTCGCTGTCGAGGAGTATCGCAGCCTGTTCGAGGCCGGCGCCCGGGCGTGA
- a CDS encoding BrnT family toxin, with protein MEFEWDPQKAAKNLRKHKVSFAEAATVFGDPLSATVSDPDHSDEEDRYIIVGMSYRFRLLIVAFAERGDRIRIISARELTRAERKAYEQETSK; from the coding sequence ATGGAATTTGAATGGGACCCACAGAAAGCAGCAAAGAACCTACGCAAGCATAAGGTTTCCTTCGCTGAGGCAGCGACGGTGTTCGGTGATCCGCTCAGTGCGACTGTCTCTGATCCCGACCATTCAGACGAAGAAGACCGATACATCATTGTTGGTATGTCGTATCGCTTTCGACTTTTAATAGTGGCTTTTGCAGAGCGCGGCGATCGCATTAGAATTATCAGTGCGCGTGAATTAACACGCGCCGAAAGGAAAGCCTATGAACAAGAAACTTCAAAGTGA
- a CDS encoding DUF2442 domain-containing protein: MNSSAIEIRLATARHVTVTEDALMVDLSDGRAVSVPLAWYPRLLHGTPRERNNWRLIGDGEGIHWPDLDEDISVENLLLGKPSGESQRSLKQWLEQRAAQGKKS, translated from the coding sequence ATGAATTCTTCAGCGATTGAAATACGGTTGGCCACCGCGCGACATGTTACTGTGACCGAAGACGCTCTGATGGTTGACCTTAGTGACGGGCGCGCAGTTTCAGTGCCTTTGGCATGGTATCCTCGACTTTTACATGGCACACCAAGGGAACGCAATAACTGGCGCCTGATTGGCGATGGAGAGGGCATTCATTGGCCTGATCTTGACGAAGATATAAGTGTAGAAAATCTACTTTTAGGAAAACCGTCGGGAGAGAGCCAGCGTTCGCTAAAGCAATGGCTGGAGCAACGTGCGGCTCAAGGCAAAAAATCCTGA
- a CDS encoding DUF4160 domain-containing protein, translating to MPTVLISGPYRFFFYSGDRDEPPHIHVERERNKGKFWLDPVRLQYSKGFSQSEINQIQRLVEENREYFLGRWDEFFSD from the coding sequence ATGCCAACTGTCTTGATTTCTGGCCCTTACCGATTCTTCTTTTATTCTGGCGACCGAGATGAACCGCCTCACATCCACGTTGAGCGCGAAAGGAACAAAGGTAAATTTTGGCTTGACCCCGTTAGACTTCAGTATAGCAAAGGGTTTAGCCAAAGTGAGATCAACCAGATACAAAGGCTTGTAGAGGAAAATAGAGAATATTTCTTGGGGAGATGGGATGAATTCTTCAGCGATTGA
- a CDS encoding GNAT family N-acetyltransferase, translated as MITHRITGASKSDGLRPLDLSRDLRPLADLIEFAFGAELDQTGNQITREIRSLAPFGPILSVFNLLNAPLSDMLNGFVWAEDRRLVGNVTVTLQRRGVWMISNVAVYPEYRGRGIARQLMEAALNLIEERGGHTVLLQVRSDNQAAQTLYKHLGFTCYETTVDLSGQIPAMETKPEFPAGTVLRPERAGDWQQLYDLYLATTSPSFRKYHPVSPRAFRRPWGSGIVEALGDWLTGGGHWRLVVERDGRDIVASLSVSATSEGVQRLRLLVAPSECGSLESALVDESLRRLRPWAGTRVACTVPASHTATLEALKRRGFSEVRRLDQMALEIF; from the coding sequence TTGATTACGCATCGCATCACGGGGGCCTCAAAATCAGATGGATTACGGCCATTGGACTTGAGCCGGGATCTAAGGCCTTTAGCCGACCTGATTGAATTCGCCTTTGGGGCCGAACTGGACCAGACGGGCAACCAAATCACGCGCGAGATCCGTAGTCTGGCTCCCTTTGGTCCCATCCTGTCCGTTTTCAACCTTCTCAACGCTCCTCTAAGTGATATGCTCAACGGGTTCGTGTGGGCGGAGGACCGGCGCTTGGTCGGGAATGTTACGGTAACTTTACAGCGGCGCGGCGTATGGATGATCAGCAACGTGGCCGTTTACCCAGAATACCGTGGACGGGGCATTGCTCGTCAACTAATGGAAGCGGCACTGAACCTCATTGAAGAGCGCGGTGGACACACCGTTCTCTTGCAGGTACGAAGTGACAACCAGGCTGCCCAGACGTTGTATAAGCATCTGGGCTTCACGTGCTATGAGACGACGGTAGATTTGTCCGGCCAGATACCGGCTATGGAAACAAAGCCCGAATTCCCCGCCGGCACCGTTCTGCGCCCAGAGCGGGCGGGCGACTGGCAGCAGTTGTACGACTTGTATTTGGCTACTACCTCTCCCTCGTTTCGTAAATATCATCCGGTCTCGCCAAGGGCATTCCGCCGGCCCTGGGGAAGTGGCATCGTGGAGGCTCTGGGCGACTGGTTGACCGGTGGTGGTCACTGGAGGCTGGTTGTGGAGAGGGATGGTCGCGATATCGTAGCCAGCCTGAGTGTGAGCGCCACATCGGAGGGGGTGCAGCGCTTGCGTCTGCTCGTCGCCCCATCTGAATGCGGCAGCCTGGAAAGCGCGCTGGTGGACGAGTCACTGCGTCGGCTGCGCCCGTGGGCCGGCACGCGAGTTGCCTGTACGGTGCCAGCGAGTCATACCGCAACCCTGGAGGCACTGAAGAGGCGGGGCTTCAGCGAAGTCCGCCGCCTCGATCAGATGGCCCTGGAAATATTCTGA
- a CDS encoding phage holin family protein has product MRKVLAQWIIYTLALWAAAKFVPGIHAGGDWTVLVAVALIFGLVNALFRPILTLLSCPLLILTLGLFTLVINAVLLLLASMIAEALHIPFYVDGFVPAFWGGLVVGIVSVVLSLVFGEDREAKRRRH; this is encoded by the coding sequence ATGCGGAAAGTACTGGCACAGTGGATTATCTACACGTTGGCGCTCTGGGCGGCAGCGAAATTCGTGCCGGGCATCCATGCCGGCGGAGACTGGACCGTCTTAGTAGCAGTGGCACTCATCTTTGGCTTGGTCAACGCTCTTTTCCGTCCCATCCTGACGCTGCTTTCGTGTCCCCTCCTGATCCTGACTTTGGGCCTGTTTACTCTGGTGATCAATGCTGTTTTGCTCCTTTTAGCCTCGATGATCGCCGAAGCCCTCCATATACCTTTCTATGTGGACGGATTCGTCCCGGCTTTCTGGGGAGGGTTGGTAGTGGGTATTGTGAGCGTGGTGCTCAGCCTGGTGTTTGGCGAAGACAGAGAGGCAAAGCGGCGCCGCCATTAG
- a CDS encoding phosphopentomutase has product MTKVRRVIFVVLDSVGVGELPDADQYGDVGSNTLGNTAKAVGGLHLPNMGSLGLGNILEIEGVPPVEKPLGAYGRMAEASAGKDTTIGHWELAGLYSPTPLPTYPHGFPPHLIAEFERRIGRPTLGNVPASGTVIIQVLGAEHMRTGWPIVYTSADSVFQIAAHEDIVPIEELYRMSRIARDLLTGEHNVGRVIARPFVGRPGHFVRTERRKDFSAPPPGPTLLDHVCEAGLEVMGVGKIEDIFANQGLTQSNHSGNNMAAIDAIVEFMRQDQAGLIIANLVDFDMLYGHRNDPRGYADALEAVDRRLPEITGAMHPEDVLVLTADHGNDPTTPSTDHSREYVPVLLYGAPIRPGVNVGTRPTFADLGQTIAELLGVKPLGFGTSFAEEILRK; this is encoded by the coding sequence ATGACCAAAGTCAGACGTGTGATATTCGTTGTGCTCGATAGCGTCGGGGTGGGTGAATTGCCCGACGCCGACCAGTACGGCGACGTTGGATCCAATACATTGGGGAACACAGCCAAGGCGGTCGGGGGTTTGCATTTGCCCAATATGGGCAGCCTGGGTCTGGGCAACATCCTCGAGATCGAGGGGGTGCCCCCGGTGGAGAAACCATTGGGAGCCTACGGGCGCATGGCCGAGGCCTCGGCGGGCAAGGATACCACCATCGGCCATTGGGAACTGGCCGGCCTCTACTCTCCGACTCCATTGCCCACATACCCGCACGGCTTTCCACCTCACCTCATCGCAGAGTTCGAACGTCGCATCGGCCGACCCACACTGGGCAACGTGCCCGCTTCGGGGACAGTGATCATCCAGGTCTTAGGGGCAGAGCACATGCGCACGGGTTGGCCCATCGTTTACACCTCCGCCGACAGCGTCTTCCAGATCGCCGCCCACGAGGACATCGTGCCCATCGAGGAACTATACCGCATGAGTCGCATCGCCCGCGACTTGCTGACCGGCGAGCACAACGTCGGACGGGTCATCGCCCGACCATTCGTAGGGCGGCCAGGTCATTTCGTGCGCACCGAGCGCCGTAAGGACTTCTCCGCACCTCCGCCCGGGCCAACCCTGCTCGACCATGTCTGCGAAGCCGGATTGGAGGTGATGGGCGTAGGCAAGATCGAGGATATATTCGCCAACCAGGGCCTCACACAGTCCAACCACAGCGGTAATAACATGGCCGCGATAGATGCGATTGTGGAATTTATGCGCCAGGACCAGGCCGGACTCATCATCGCCAATCTGGTGGACTTCGACATGCTATACGGCCATCGCAACGACCCGCGTGGCTACGCCGATGCATTGGAAGCGGTGGACCGTCGCCTGCCCGAGATCACGGGCGCGATGCACCCCGAAGACGTGCTGGTGCTCACCGCCGATCACGGCAATGACCCCACCACACCCAGCACCGACCACTCCCGGGAGTACGTGCCCGTGCTCCTGTATGGTGCTCCCATCCGGCCCGGTGTGAACGTGGGAACACGGCCCACTTTCGCCGACCTGGGGCAGACGATAGCCGAATTGTTGGGCGTCAAACCCCTGGGATTCGGCACGAGTTTTGCAGAGGAAATACTCCGGAAGTGA
- the trpS gene encoding tryptophan--tRNA ligase, giving the protein MKKGRVFSGARPTGRQHLGNYLGAIQNYVALQEDYDCIYCVVDLHALTTLRETEALRENTYDMVLDWLAAGMDPKRSIIFVQSHVPQVTELHTILSMVTPLGWLTRLPTFKEKVRQQPDNVNYGLVGYPVLMAADITLYKTNVVPVGEDQLPHLEFTREIVRRFNHLFGEVLVEPEARLTETPRVLGIDGVNKMSKSLNNHIELAAEPDEIRRRVMSMVTDPARQRRTDPGHPEICNVQQLHRLYTNAARVAEIDQACRRAGIGCVKHKEEFAECLIAALAPFRERRAQLARDPNLVWDILSDGAKRARVIATETLTQVKAAVGLP; this is encoded by the coding sequence ATGAAAAAGGGCCGAGTTTTCTCCGGTGCCCGCCCGACGGGCCGCCAACACTTGGGCAACTACCTGGGAGCCATCCAGAACTACGTCGCTCTCCAGGAGGACTACGACTGCATCTACTGCGTGGTGGACCTGCACGCTCTAACCACGCTGCGTGAAACCGAAGCGCTGAGAGAGAACACCTATGACATGGTGTTAGACTGGCTCGCCGCAGGTATGGACCCTAAGCGCAGCATCATCTTCGTCCAGTCTCATGTTCCCCAGGTGACAGAACTGCACACTATCCTCTCGATGGTCACACCCTTAGGCTGGCTGACCAGGCTACCCACGTTTAAGGAAAAGGTCCGCCAGCAACCGGATAACGTGAACTATGGTCTGGTGGGCTATCCGGTGCTGATGGCCGCCGACATCACCCTCTACAAGACCAATGTGGTCCCAGTCGGTGAGGACCAATTGCCCCACCTGGAATTCACGCGCGAGATCGTGCGCCGCTTCAACCACCTTTTCGGTGAGGTGCTCGTGGAACCGGAAGCCAGGCTTACCGAGACACCGCGCGTGCTGGGCATAGATGGTGTGAATAAAATGAGCAAGTCGCTCAACAATCACATTGAACTGGCTGCCGAGCCCGATGAGATCCGCCGCCGGGTGATGAGCATGGTCACCGACCCGGCCCGCCAGCGCCGCACCGACCCCGGTCATCCAGAGATTTGCAACGTACAGCAATTGCACAGATTATACACCAATGCCGCCCGCGTTGCGGAGATTGACCAGGCCTGTCGCCGCGCCGGGATCGGCTGCGTCAAGCATAAAGAGGAATTTGCCGAGTGCCTGATCGCGGCTCTGGCTCCTTTCCGTGAACGCCGGGCTCAATTGGCCCGCGACCCCAACTTAGTATGGGATATCCTGTCCGATGGTGCCAAGCGCGCCCGCGTCATAGCCACTGAGACCCTAACCCAGGTCAAGGCGGCAGTGGGCCTGCCATAA
- a CDS encoding sugar kinase, protein MIVALGDALLDIVCQTRSPIRYGTDCFVQATISPGGSAANFAVWVARCGGQAGLIAKVGDDILGRLIVDDLRAKGVCTAVARAKKPTGVTMCLVDQTGERTMFVARGATSTLCRDDLDYRLLDQARLLHVTAYSFFEDEPREAALTAMRYVKKRGGLLSLDPSSYGYLSELGSDAFYRLAAGVDLFFPNLHEGRVLTGAEEPKDVLEALLERFPLVALKLGSGGAIAGTRTGVHCREARKVPVADTTGAGDAFAAAFIVQWLATGDVAAALEAGASLAEGVIQVPGARFMAGPLPP, encoded by the coding sequence ATGATCGTCGCGCTTGGGGATGCCCTGCTGGATATCGTGTGCCAGACCAGATCGCCTATCCGCTACGGCACCGATTGTTTTGTGCAAGCGACTATCTCACCGGGCGGTTCGGCGGCGAACTTTGCCGTTTGGGTGGCACGCTGTGGCGGCCAGGCCGGGTTGATAGCGAAAGTGGGCGATGACATCCTGGGCCGGCTGATCGTGGATGACCTACGCGCCAAAGGCGTCTGCACCGCTGTGGCGCGAGCCAAAAAGCCGACGGGCGTTACTATGTGCCTGGTGGACCAGACCGGTGAGCGGACTATGTTCGTGGCCCGGGGTGCCACCTCTACCCTGTGCCGAGACGATCTGGACTACCGCCTGCTCGACCAGGCAAGGCTGCTTCATGTCACCGCCTACTCCTTCTTCGAGGATGAGCCGCGGGAAGCGGCACTGACCGCGATGCGTTATGTCAAAAAGAGGGGCGGGTTGCTTTCCCTGGACCCGTCGTCTTACGGCTATCTCTCGGAGTTGGGGAGCGATGCCTTCTATCGTTTAGCGGCCGGGGTGGACCTTTTCTTCCCCAACCTGCACGAAGGACGAGTGCTGACCGGCGCAGAAGAGCCCAAAGACGTACTGGAGGCTCTCCTGGAGCGTTTTCCCTTGGTAGCCCTGAAGCTGGGTTCGGGAGGTGCAATCGCCGGGACGCGGACAGGAGTACATTGCCGCGAGGCAAGAAAAGTCCCGGTGGCAGATACCACCGGGGCTGGGGATGCGTTTGCCGCCGCTTTCATCGTCCAGTGGCTGGCCACAGGCGATGTGGCGGCTGCCCTGGAAGCCGGAGCCAGCCTGGCGGAAGGCGTCATTCAGGTTCCGGGCGCGCGCTTTATGGCAGGCCCACTGCCGCCTTGA